One window of the Paenibacillus beijingensis genome contains the following:
- a CDS encoding DUF5665 domain-containing protein: MANSEKDVREGGDGSSATLLNKRLEKIAADLERSQMADYVALLNRPVSLIWRNLLAGTARGVGIAIGFTFFTATILYALQALGKLNLPIVGDYIADLVRIVQVQLEGKTY, translated from the coding sequence ATGGCAAACTCTGAAAAAGACGTTCGCGAAGGCGGCGATGGCTCTTCCGCCACGCTGCTGAATAAGCGGCTGGAGAAAATTGCGGCGGACCTGGAAAGGTCGCAAATGGCCGATTATGTTGCGCTGCTGAACCGGCCGGTATCGCTTATTTGGCGCAATCTGCTGGCCGGGACGGCGCGCGGCGTCGGAATCGCGATCGGCTTTACCTTTTTCACTGCGACGATTCTGTATGCGCTGCAGGCGCTTGGCAAGCTGAACCTGCCGATCGTCGGCGATTATATTGCCGATCTTGTGCGGATCGTCCAAGTGCAGCTGGAAGGCAAAACATACTAA
- the pyrR gene encoding bifunctional pyr operon transcriptional regulator/uracil phosphoribosyltransferase PyrR: MINEKRAIMDDTAIRRALTRIAHEIVEKNKGIDNCVLIGIRTRGIYLARRVADGIRDIEGKPVTVGELDITGYRDDRMEERSGAPANAQIGAVITDAAGKPLPVHDKRVILFDDVLYTGRTIRAAMDALMDRGRPQSIQLAVLVDRGHRELPIRPDYVGKNVPTSKQEKIEVSLSEVDGEDDVTITH; this comes from the coding sequence ATGATCAACGAAAAGCGCGCGATTATGGACGACACGGCGATACGCAGGGCCTTAACCCGCATCGCGCACGAAATTGTCGAGAAAAACAAAGGCATCGATAACTGCGTGCTGATCGGGATCCGTACCCGCGGCATCTATCTCGCAAGGCGTGTGGCGGACGGAATCCGCGACATCGAAGGCAAGCCGGTAACCGTCGGAGAGCTGGACATTACCGGCTACCGCGACGACCGGATGGAGGAGCGGTCCGGAGCGCCTGCAAACGCGCAAATCGGCGCCGTCATTACGGACGCCGCCGGGAAGCCGCTGCCGGTGCACGACAAACGGGTCATTTTGTTCGATGACGTGCTCTATACCGGACGGACGATCCGAGCGGCGATGGACGCGCTGATGGACCGTGGAAGACCGCAGTCGATTCAGCTCGCCGTTCTGGTCGACCGCGGACACCGCGAGCTTCCGATCCGGCCGGACTACGTAGGCAAAAATGTGCCGACTTCCAAGCAGGAAAAAATCGAAGTGTCGCTCAGCGAAGTGGACGGAGAAGACGACGTGACCATCACCCATTGA
- a CDS encoding aspartate carbamoyltransferase catalytic subunit, with product MTTVQLKQKSMLGLKDLAREEIEAILARAAYWEQEPSKVNPVLQGKFVANMFFENSTRTRFSFEVAEKRLGAEVLNFSAAASSVQKGESIYDTVRTLESMGIDAGVIRLKPIGVLAELAEKIKVPLINAGDGNNEHPTQALLDLFTMRKHFNSLQGLNVAIVGDVKHSRVARSNYWGLSKLGANVKFCAPPNMKADDLDVPYVTIDEALGADVVMMLRVQLERHESGMIKSAEDYRTHYGLTVERAARIGKHAIIMHPAPVNRNVEIDDELVEHPQSRIFAQMQNGVPIRMAVIERALNG from the coding sequence ATGACGACCGTACAACTGAAACAAAAGAGCATGCTCGGTCTGAAGGATCTTGCCCGCGAGGAGATCGAAGCGATTTTAGCCCGCGCCGCATATTGGGAACAAGAGCCCAGCAAAGTAAATCCGGTACTGCAGGGCAAGTTCGTGGCGAACATGTTTTTTGAGAACAGCACCCGCACCCGCTTCTCGTTCGAGGTGGCGGAAAAGCGGCTGGGAGCCGAAGTGCTGAACTTCTCCGCGGCGGCCTCAAGCGTGCAAAAGGGCGAATCGATCTACGATACGGTACGGACGCTGGAGTCGATGGGAATCGACGCGGGCGTGATCCGGCTGAAACCGATCGGCGTGCTTGCGGAGTTGGCGGAGAAGATCAAAGTGCCTCTGATCAATGCCGGTGACGGCAACAACGAGCATCCGACGCAAGCGCTGCTTGACCTGTTTACGATGCGCAAACATTTTAACAGCCTACAGGGACTTAATGTGGCGATCGTCGGGGACGTCAAGCACAGCCGCGTCGCCCGCTCCAACTACTGGGGACTCAGCAAGCTGGGTGCGAACGTCAAGTTCTGCGCGCCGCCGAATATGAAAGCCGACGACCTCGACGTCCCGTACGTCACAATAGATGAAGCGCTAGGCGCCGACGTCGTCATGATGCTGCGGGTGCAGCTGGAGCGGCACGAGAGCGGGATGATCAAGTCCGCCGAAGATTACCGTACCCATTACGGGCTGACGGTGGAACGGGCGGCCAGAATCGGCAAGCATGCGATTATTATGCACCCTGCGCCGGTCAACCGGAATGTGGAAATTGACGACGAGCTGGTCGAGCATCCGCAGTCGAGAATTTTTGCGCAAATGCAGAACGGCGTGCCGATCCGCATGGCGGTCATCGAGCGGGCGCTGAACGGCTAA
- a CDS encoding DivIVA domain-containing protein has product MPLTPLDIHNKEFGRRLRGYDEDQVNEFLDQVIKDYEAVIRENKELQNQIFALQEKLDHFANIEETLSKTIIVAQEAADEVRNNAKKEAQLILKESEKNADRIINDSLAKSRKVALEVEELKKQASIYRARFRTLVEAQLELLSMDGWDKLETASESTQQAHRQTI; this is encoded by the coding sequence ATGCCACTTACGCCATTGGACATACATAATAAAGAGTTTGGGCGCCGATTGCGCGGTTATGACGAGGATCAGGTGAATGAATTTCTTGATCAGGTCATCAAAGATTACGAAGCCGTCATCCGGGAAAATAAAGAGCTGCAGAACCAGATTTTCGCCCTGCAGGAGAAGCTGGACCATTTTGCAAATATTGAAGAGACGTTAAGTAAGACGATCATTGTGGCGCAGGAAGCGGCCGACGAAGTGCGCAACAACGCCAAGAAAGAAGCGCAGCTTATTTTGAAAGAGTCGGAAAAGAACGCCGACCGCATCATTAACGATTCGCTTGCGAAATCGCGCAAAGTTGCGCTCGAAGTGGAAGAGCTGAAGAAACAGGCGTCCATTTACCGCGCCCGGTTCCGTACGCTCGTCGAGGCGCAGCTGGAACTGCTCAGCATGGACGGATGGGACAAGCTGGAGACGGCCAGCGAGTCCACCCAGCAGGCGCACCGCCAAACGATTTGA
- a CDS encoding dihydroorotase, which yields MSLWIVNGIVWNEVSGEAERKHIRIENGLIAELADGDSNPDTAGSEIIDAGGKLVAPGLIDMHVHLRDPGFEYKEDIASGTRSAAKGGFTTIACMPNTRPVTDNPDTVKYILDKAKTEGIVKVLPYAAITKNELGRELTDFAALKEAGAIGFTDDGVGVQNAQMMKNAMALAQSLGMPVIAHCEDDSLVEGAAVTEGKFAETHGLKGIPNESEAIHVGRDVLLAEATGVHYHVCHVSTEQSVRLIRLAKSIGVNVTAEVCPHHLVLSDEDIPGMDANWKMNPPLRTPRDVQAVIEGLEDGTIDIIVTDHAPHSTEEKARGMQLAPFGIVGFETAFPLLYTKFVRTGKWTLGFLLKRMTEDPARVFGLKEGSLAAGAPADITIINLEVEREVDPAAFASKGTNTPFGGWKLYGWPAATLVDGSVVWSE from the coding sequence ATGTCATTGTGGATTGTAAACGGCATTGTATGGAATGAAGTATCCGGAGAAGCTGAGCGCAAGCATATTCGAATCGAAAACGGGCTGATCGCCGAACTGGCGGACGGAGACTCGAATCCCGATACGGCGGGAAGCGAAATCATCGACGCCGGCGGCAAGCTGGTCGCCCCGGGCCTCATCGATATGCACGTCCACCTGCGGGACCCGGGATTTGAATATAAGGAAGATATCGCAAGCGGCACGCGTTCCGCAGCCAAGGGCGGATTTACGACGATCGCGTGCATGCCCAACACCCGCCCGGTTACGGATAACCCGGATACGGTGAAATACATTTTGGACAAGGCGAAGACCGAAGGCATCGTGAAGGTGCTGCCCTATGCGGCGATTACGAAGAATGAGCTCGGCCGCGAGCTGACCGATTTTGCAGCGCTGAAGGAAGCCGGCGCGATCGGCTTTACCGATGACGGCGTAGGCGTCCAGAACGCACAAATGATGAAAAATGCGATGGCGCTCGCGCAATCGCTCGGCATGCCGGTCATCGCCCACTGCGAGGACGACAGTCTGGTCGAAGGCGCGGCGGTAACGGAAGGCAAGTTCGCCGAAACTCACGGGCTGAAAGGCATCCCGAACGAATCCGAAGCGATTCACGTCGGCCGCGATGTGCTGCTCGCCGAAGCGACGGGCGTTCATTACCACGTCTGCCACGTCAGCACAGAGCAGTCCGTACGGCTGATCCGTCTGGCCAAGTCGATCGGTGTGAACGTAACGGCTGAAGTTTGCCCGCACCATCTGGTGCTCTCCGACGAAGATATACCGGGCATGGACGCCAATTGGAAAATGAACCCTCCGCTGCGTACCCCGCGCGACGTGCAGGCCGTCATCGAAGGGCTTGAGGACGGCACGATCGACATCATCGTAACCGACCATGCGCCTCACAGTACGGAAGAGAAGGCGCGCGGCATGCAGCTTGCGCCGTTTGGCATCGTCGGCTTCGAGACCGCGTTCCCGCTGCTGTACACGAAATTCGTACGCACGGGCAAATGGACGCTCGGTTTTCTGCTGAAGCGGATGACGGAAGATCCGGCCCGCGTGTTCGGCTTGAAAGAAGGCAGCCTTGCAGCCGGGGCGCCCGCCGACATTACGATTATCAATTTAGAGGTTGAGCGCGAGGTGGATCCCGCTGCATTCGCATCCAAAGGCACCAACACCCCGTTCGGCGGATGGAAACTTTACGGATGGCCTGCTGCCACCCTGGTTGACGGCTCCGTCGTATGGTCTGAATAA
- the ileS gene encoding isoleucine--tRNA ligase: protein MQRVDVKERARVRDLRVLDKWKREETFRNSIVNREGKPNFVFYEGPPTANGVPHIGHVLGRVIKDFIGRYKTMQGYRVLRKAGWDTHGLPVELGVEKQLGISGKHEIENYGVEAFIAKCKESVFEYERQWRDFTEAIAYWTDLDNPYITMKNSYIESVWNILSTIHGNGLLYRGHRVSPYCPSCQTTLSSHEVAQGYEDVKDLSATVKFRLKDGGASILAWTTTPWTLPANTALAVNPDMTYVKVSSDGEHYIVAENLLESVFKDSKPEVLEKMKGSELAGLSYEPPFNYVPVENGHVVIAADFVSDTSGTGIVHIAPAHGDDDYKAARKNGIGMLSVVNSSGRYIDAVTDLAGRFVKDGDVDVQIVKMLSERGLLFSKERYEHSYPFCWRCKTPLLYYATESWFIETTAVKDQLIANNKGVDWYPGHIREGRFGKFLEDLVDWNISRNRYWGTPLNVWVCESCDGQYAPHGLNDLRERAAHDVSLELELHKPYVDEVQLHCPHCEGGVMNRTPEVIDVWFDSGSMPFAQQHYPFENEQEFAEQYPADIICEGIDQTRGWFYSLLAVSTLYNGKAPYKAVISTGHVLDENGQKMSKSKGNVIDPWEIIEEYGTDAFRWSLLADSAPWNSKRFSRGIVAEAKSKVVDTIVNTHAFYTLYASIDGYDPAVHGGKPSEAKLDRWIVSRLNSLVRQVTKGLEGYDFLNPAKAIEGFIDELSNWYIRRSRDRFWGSGLTEDKVWAYETLRHVLITLSRVIAPYAPLIAEDVYVNLGGGQSVHLDTYPSAEEAAIDPELERDMETARQIVELARNVRNETGIKTRQPLPELIVSLDREFDLGGYEEIIKDEINVKNIVIETSDSGFVDFTFKLNLKVAGKKYGKNVGPIQGYLKSLSPDQTRAAVQAGGLDFQPAEGESLHIALDELLVEKQAKAGFASASGNGLTVALNTEITPVLEQEGWVREVIRAVQDTRKKLDLPIEKRVDLVLDTDEELQVALQAFGDLLQGSVLLSSVSFGADPGMERVQLGGKEIGILIRA from the coding sequence ATGCAAAGAGTCGATGTAAAAGAACGGGCGCGGGTGCGCGATCTGCGCGTGCTGGATAAATGGAAGCGGGAAGAAACGTTCCGGAATTCGATCGTGAACCGCGAAGGGAAGCCGAACTTCGTCTTTTATGAAGGGCCACCGACGGCGAACGGGGTGCCGCATATCGGACACGTGCTCGGCCGCGTCATCAAAGATTTTATCGGCCGCTACAAAACGATGCAGGGATACCGCGTCTTGCGCAAAGCGGGTTGGGATACACACGGACTTCCGGTCGAGCTCGGGGTGGAAAAGCAGCTCGGCATCTCCGGAAAGCATGAAATCGAGAATTACGGCGTCGAAGCTTTTATTGCGAAATGTAAAGAGAGCGTATTTGAATATGAACGCCAGTGGCGCGATTTTACGGAAGCGATCGCTTACTGGACGGATTTGGATAACCCGTATATCACGATGAAAAACAGCTACATCGAAAGCGTGTGGAACATTTTGTCCACCATTCACGGCAATGGATTGCTGTACCGCGGTCACCGCGTCAGTCCGTACTGCCCGAGCTGCCAGACGACGCTCAGCTCGCACGAAGTGGCGCAGGGCTATGAGGACGTCAAGGACTTAAGCGCCACGGTGAAGTTCCGCTTAAAGGACGGCGGCGCCTCTATACTGGCTTGGACGACGACGCCTTGGACGCTGCCGGCGAATACGGCGCTTGCCGTTAACCCGGACATGACGTACGTGAAAGTTTCATCGGACGGCGAGCATTACATTGTGGCCGAAAACCTGCTGGAGAGCGTGTTCAAAGACAGCAAGCCGGAAGTGCTGGAGAAGATGAAGGGATCGGAGCTGGCCGGCCTTTCTTATGAGCCGCCATTCAACTATGTTCCGGTCGAGAACGGCCATGTCGTCATCGCCGCCGATTTTGTCAGCGATACGAGCGGTACCGGTATCGTTCATATCGCGCCTGCGCACGGCGACGACGACTACAAAGCGGCCCGCAAAAACGGCATCGGCATGCTGAGTGTCGTAAACTCTTCCGGACGTTACATCGACGCGGTAACAGATCTGGCAGGACGGTTCGTCAAGGACGGCGATGTGGACGTGCAAATCGTGAAGATGCTCAGCGAGCGCGGGCTGCTCTTCTCCAAAGAGCGCTACGAGCACAGCTATCCGTTCTGCTGGCGCTGCAAAACGCCGCTGCTCTACTATGCGACGGAAAGCTGGTTCATCGAGACGACGGCGGTGAAAGATCAGCTGATTGCCAACAACAAAGGCGTCGACTGGTATCCGGGCCATATCCGCGAAGGACGGTTCGGCAAGTTCCTGGAAGATTTGGTCGATTGGAACATCAGCCGCAACCGTTATTGGGGAACGCCGCTTAACGTTTGGGTTTGCGAAAGCTGTGACGGCCAGTACGCGCCGCACGGCCTTAACGATTTGCGTGAGCGGGCGGCCCATGATGTGTCGCTGGAGCTTGAGCTGCACAAGCCGTATGTCGATGAAGTGCAGCTGCACTGTCCGCACTGCGAAGGCGGCGTCATGAACCGTACGCCGGAAGTGATCGACGTCTGGTTCGACAGCGGCTCGATGCCGTTCGCCCAGCAGCATTATCCGTTCGAGAACGAGCAGGAGTTCGCCGAGCAGTATCCGGCCGACATCATCTGCGAAGGAATCGACCAGACGCGCGGCTGGTTTTACAGCCTGCTGGCCGTGTCGACGCTGTACAACGGCAAGGCGCCTTATAAAGCGGTCATTTCTACCGGGCACGTACTCGACGAGAACGGGCAAAAAATGTCCAAATCGAAAGGCAACGTGATCGATCCGTGGGAGATCATCGAAGAATACGGCACGGACGCGTTCCGCTGGTCACTGCTCGCCGACAGCGCGCCGTGGAACAGCAAGCGCTTCTCGCGCGGCATCGTAGCCGAAGCGAAGTCCAAAGTGGTCGATACGATCGTGAACACGCACGCCTTCTATACGCTGTATGCGTCGATCGACGGCTACGATCCGGCCGTTCACGGCGGCAAGCCGTCCGAAGCGAAGCTGGACCGCTGGATTGTGTCGCGGCTGAACAGCCTGGTGCGTCAAGTGACGAAAGGACTGGAAGGGTACGACTTCCTGAACCCGGCCAAAGCGATCGAGGGCTTCATCGACGAGCTCAGCAACTGGTACATCCGTCGCTCCCGCGACCGTTTCTGGGGCAGCGGGCTGACGGAAGACAAAGTATGGGCATACGAAACGCTGCGCCACGTGCTGATCACCCTCTCGCGTGTCATTGCTCCGTACGCGCCGCTCATCGCCGAGGACGTCTACGTGAACCTTGGCGGCGGCCAAAGCGTGCATTTGGACACGTATCCTTCCGCGGAAGAAGCGGCAATCGATCCGGAGCTGGAGCGCGATATGGAAACGGCGCGGCAAATCGTCGAGCTGGCGCGCAACGTCCGCAACGAGACGGGCATCAAGACGCGCCAGCCGCTGCCGGAGCTGATCGTGTCGCTGGACCGCGAATTCGATCTCGGCGGTTATGAAGAGATCATCAAGGATGAAATCAACGTCAAAAACATCGTCATTGAAACGTCCGACAGTGGTTTTGTCGATTTCACGTTCAAGCTGAACCTGAAAGTGGCGGGCAAAAAATACGGCAAAAACGTAGGCCCGATTCAAGGGTATTTGAAATCTCTTTCTCCTGATCAGACGCGTGCTGCCGTACAAGCGGGGGGACTCGACTTCCAGCCTGCGGAAGGGGAAAGCCTGCACATCGCGCTTGACGAGCTGCTGGTCGAGAAGCAGGCGAAAGCCGGCTTTGCCTCCGCTTCCGGCAACGGACTTACGGTTGCGCTGAACACCGAGATTACGCCGGTGCTGGAGCAGGAGGGCTGGGTGCGGGAAGTAATCCGCGCCGTGCAGGATACGCGCAAGAAGCTTGATCTGCCAATCGAGAAGAGGGTCGATCTGGTGCTTGATACGGACGAAGAGCTCCAAGTGGCGTTGCAAGCATTTGGCGACTTGCTGCAGGGAAGCGTGCTGCTGAGCAGCGTGTCGTTCGGCGCGGATCCCGGGATGGAACGCGTACAGCTGGGCGGCAAAGAAATTGGGATTTTGATCCGCGCATAG
- a CDS encoding TraR/DksA C4-type zinc finger protein translates to MVERQSLFARMRDNLLQQQAEIERRLESGEHYGLASSLRDNTGELSSIDNHPGDVASEVYERGKDVALLEQDDLHLVRIGQALAAMDAGTYGTCLTCGKPIPAERLEAIPETLYCVDHSPRQYVSQRRPAEEDYLDNPFGRSSRDDYGYNGFDGEDAWQIVESWGNSDSPAMAERPGDNYDRLGTEDDENDGYVEPLESFLATDITGRHVSVVRNREYSAYMHEGEGATLDDLADDSRDELRYDE, encoded by the coding sequence ATGGTGGAACGGCAATCCCTCTTTGCGCGTATGCGCGATAATTTGCTGCAGCAGCAGGCCGAAATCGAGCGGCGGCTCGAAAGCGGCGAGCATTACGGGCTCGCCTCCTCGCTTCGCGATAATACCGGCGAGCTGTCTTCAATCGATAACCACCCCGGGGATGTGGCGTCCGAAGTGTATGAACGGGGCAAAGATGTCGCCCTGCTGGAGCAGGACGATCTGCATCTTGTCCGCATCGGCCAAGCACTCGCCGCGATGGATGCCGGTACGTACGGCACTTGCCTTACATGCGGCAAGCCGATCCCGGCGGAACGTCTTGAAGCGATTCCGGAGACGCTTTATTGCGTCGATCATTCCCCGCGCCAGTACGTATCGCAGCGCCGCCCCGCGGAGGAGGATTATTTGGACAACCCGTTCGGCCGCTCCAGCCGCGACGATTACGGCTACAACGGTTTTGACGGCGAAGATGCCTGGCAAATCGTGGAGAGCTGGGGCAACTCCGATTCGCCGGCGATGGCAGAACGGCCGGGTGACAATTATGACCGGCTCGGCACCGAAGACGATGAGAACGACGGGTATGTCGAACCGCTCGAAAGCTTTCTGGCAACCGATATTACCGGCCGGCATGTAAGCGTCGTGCGCAACCGCGAATATTCGGCTTATATGCATGAGGGGGAAGGCGCAACGCTTGACGATCTTGCGGACGATTCCCGCGACGAATTGCGGTACGACGAATAG
- a CDS encoding YggT family protein produces MAQVENYINLLENIYTYLIIGYVLLSWLPNARESFIGNFLGKLVEPYLSIFRRIIPPIGGMLDISPIVALFALRFVAYGIIGVINFFV; encoded by the coding sequence TTGGCTCAAGTCGAGAATTACATCAATCTACTGGAAAATATTTACACGTACCTGATCATCGGCTACGTCCTGCTCTCGTGGCTGCCCAACGCCCGCGAGAGCTTTATCGGGAATTTTCTCGGCAAGCTTGTTGAACCGTATTTGAGCATATTTCGCCGCATTATTCCGCCGATTGGCGGGATGCTTGATATTTCCCCGATCGTGGCTCTGTTCGCACTGCGGTTTGTTGCGTACGGCATTATCGGCGTCATCAATTTCTTTGTGTAA
- a CDS encoding RNA-binding protein gives MNRDNNAIYEHFHPEERTYVDRAIEWVERSAQHHELRRTDFLDPRQASILSSVAGREPGVQIRLDGGYEGAERCRALIAPEYRYLDDEPAGITVLAVHGGTGGHLELDHGDYMGAILGLGIKRGVIGDIHVHEEGCHCLVAEEIADFLNIHLRQVHRINVLTELLPLDQLKAADVKLEEMQFTVASLRLDGVASDVYRISRSKIIDPIRAGKCRVNWKTEENPSKTLKEGDIVSMKGLGRFKVLEIDGVTKKGRIRVKVGKFV, from the coding sequence ATGAACAGGGACAACAACGCGATTTACGAACACTTTCATCCCGAAGAGCGTACGTATGTCGACCGGGCAATAGAGTGGGTGGAACGGTCCGCGCAGCATCACGAGCTGAGGCGGACCGATTTTCTTGATCCGAGACAGGCCTCGATTCTGTCTTCGGTAGCCGGGCGCGAGCCGGGCGTGCAGATTCGACTCGACGGCGGCTACGAAGGAGCGGAGCGCTGTCGGGCGCTGATCGCGCCGGAATACCGTTATTTGGACGATGAGCCGGCAGGCATAACGGTGTTGGCGGTCCATGGCGGCACCGGCGGTCATCTTGAGCTCGATCACGGCGATTATATGGGAGCGATACTCGGACTTGGCATCAAGCGGGGTGTAATCGGCGACATCCATGTACACGAAGAAGGCTGCCATTGTCTCGTTGCCGAGGAGATTGCCGATTTTCTCAATATTCATTTGCGGCAGGTGCACCGGATTAACGTTTTGACGGAGCTGCTTCCGCTGGATCAATTGAAGGCGGCCGACGTAAAGCTCGAAGAGATGCAGTTTACGGTCGCTTCATTACGGCTGGACGGCGTTGCCAGCGATGTATACCGGATCAGCCGCAGCAAAATTATCGATCCGATACGCGCCGGAAAATGCAGGGTGAACTGGAAAACGGAAGAAAATCCGTCCAAAACGCTGAAGGAAGGCGACATCGTTTCGATGAAGGGGCTGGGCCGTTTCAAGGTGCTCGAGATTGACGGCGTAACGAAAAAAGGGCGCATTCGCGTCAAAGTCGGCAAATTTGTTTGA
- a CDS encoding cell division protein SepF translates to MSMMNRFMNMLGLQDEEEIVEREQVVHHDEQEVETSPAEARKQTKGGNIVSIHSQKNVRVVLNEPRSYDEAQEIADHLRSRRAIIVNLQRVRTDLAVRIVDFLSGTVYALNGNISKLGPNIFLCTPDTVEIQGTITEMLADDDYKQMR, encoded by the coding sequence ATGAGCATGATGAACCGTTTTATGAATATGCTCGGGCTGCAGGACGAAGAGGAAATCGTCGAGCGCGAGCAAGTCGTTCATCACGATGAGCAGGAGGTTGAAACTTCTCCGGCGGAAGCACGTAAACAAACAAAAGGCGGCAACATCGTCAGCATTCATTCCCAAAAAAATGTCCGGGTCGTATTGAACGAACCTCGCTCTTATGATGAAGCGCAGGAAATTGCCGACCATTTGCGTTCCCGGCGCGCCATTATCGTCAACCTGCAGCGGGTTCGGACGGATTTGGCGGTCCGTATCGTCGATTTTCTGAGCGGAACGGTGTACGCTTTGAACGGAAATATTTCAAAACTGGGACCGAACATTTTTTTGTGCACGCCGGATACGGTTGAAATACAGGGAACCATAACGGAAATGCTTGCTGACGACGATTACAAACAAATGAGGTGA
- a CDS encoding RluA family pseudouridine synthase, whose product MNVEFDEQESLDEWEFTVTADRKGERLDKYITESAEDPSVSRTQVQDWIAGGNVLVNGRQVKANYKVAVSDCVSVTVPQAEIAEITAEDIPLEIVYEDGDVIVLNKPRGMVVHPAPGHASGTVVNALMHHCTDLSGINGVLRPGIVHRIDKDTSGLLMAAKNDRAHISLAEQLKEHSVTRKYIALVHDNLQHDRGTIDAPIGRDVQDRKMFTVTSKGGKKAVTHFAVLERFGDYTLVELQLETGRTHQIRVHMKYIGHPLAGDPVYGRSKTVDLKGQALHAAVLGFVHPRSGEYLEFEEPIPADMEHVLTSLRLR is encoded by the coding sequence ATGAATGTTGAATTTGATGAACAGGAATCTTTAGACGAGTGGGAATTTACCGTAACGGCGGACCGTAAGGGCGAACGGCTGGACAAGTACATAACGGAGTCGGCCGAAGATCCGTCCGTATCGCGCACCCAGGTGCAGGATTGGATCGCGGGCGGAAACGTGCTTGTCAACGGCCGTCAGGTAAAAGCCAATTATAAAGTTGCGGTAAGCGATTGCGTATCGGTCACGGTGCCGCAGGCCGAGATTGCGGAAATTACGGCGGAAGACATTCCGCTTGAAATCGTGTACGAGGACGGCGACGTGATCGTGCTGAACAAGCCGCGCGGCATGGTTGTGCACCCTGCGCCGGGACACGCTTCCGGCACCGTCGTCAATGCGCTGATGCACCATTGTACCGATCTCTCGGGCATAAACGGCGTTCTAAGACCCGGTATCGTGCACCGGATCGATAAGGACACCTCGGGACTGCTCATGGCCGCCAAAAACGACCGCGCCCATATTTCGCTCGCCGAGCAGCTGAAGGAGCACTCGGTTACGCGTAAATATATCGCGCTGGTGCACGATAATCTCCAGCATGACCGCGGGACGATCGACGCGCCGATCGGACGGGATGTGCAGGACCGCAAAATGTTCACCGTCACCTCCAAAGGCGGCAAGAAAGCCGTTACTCATTTCGCCGTACTGGAGCGCTTCGGCGATTACACGCTGGTGGAGCTGCAGCTGGAGACGGGAAGAACCCATCAAATCAGGGTGCATATGAAGTATATCGGACATCCGCTTGCCGGCGATCCGGTTTACGGGCGCAGCAAGACGGTCGACTTGAAAGGCCAGGCGCTGCATGCGGCAGTGCTCGGCTTCGTCCACCCCCGCAGCGGCGAATACTTGGAATTCGAAGAGCCGATTCCGGCCGATATGGAGCACGTGCTCACTTCGCTGCGCCTGAGGTAA
- the lspA gene encoding signal peptidase II: protein MKLYAYWIAIIVFVLDFITKKIVANNMTIGEQIPVIGNFFVLTSIRNTGAAFSIFEGARYFFLFITLIVVAGIVWYIRRARESGSLLLITALGMVLGGAVGNFLDRAIYGEVVDFLQLNFGSYTFPIFNVADIGITVGVALIVLDSLLSGNDKAEKLGQTDHEIEDNKIV from the coding sequence GTGAAATTATACGCCTATTGGATCGCTATCATTGTGTTTGTGCTTGATTTCATTACCAAAAAAATCGTGGCAAACAACATGACCATCGGGGAGCAGATTCCCGTTATCGGAAATTTTTTCGTTCTGACTTCGATCCGCAATACAGGTGCGGCGTTCAGCATTTTTGAAGGCGCCCGCTACTTTTTCCTGTTCATTACATTAATTGTCGTGGCAGGCATTGTCTGGTACATTCGGCGCGCGCGCGAAAGCGGGAGCTTGCTGCTCATTACGGCGCTCGGCATGGTGCTTGGCGGAGCGGTAGGCAACTTCCTGGACCGGGCGATTTACGGGGAAGTAGTCGATTTTCTGCAATTAAATTTCGGAAGCTACACGTTTCCGATCTTTAACGTTGCGGACATTGGAATTACAGTCGGCGTTGCGCTGATTGTGCTCGATTCGCTGCTTAGCGGCAATGATAAAGCGGAAAAGCTCGGGCAAACCGATCATGAAATCGAGGATAATAAAATCGTATGA